Proteins encoded in a region of the Vicia villosa cultivar HV-30 ecotype Madison, WI linkage group LG5, Vvil1.0, whole genome shotgun sequence genome:
- the LOC131603878 gene encoding uncharacterized protein LOC131603878 encodes MAAVCSLYIINKSGGLIYYKDYGSSGRMDTNDSLRVASLWHSMHAISQQLSPVSGCSGIELLQADTFDLHCFQSLTGTKFFVVCEPGTQQMESLLKFVYELYTDYVLKNPFYEMEMPIRCELFDINLAQAVLKDRVALLGR; translated from the exons ATGGCAGCAGTTTGCAGTCTTTACATCATCAATAAGTCTGGTGGATTGATCTACTATAAG GATTATGGGTCTTCTGGACGCATGGACACCAATGATAGCTTACGGGTGGCTAGCTTATGGCATTCAATGCATGCCATCTCTCAGCAATTATCACCTGTTTCTGGCTGTTCAGGAATTGAATTACTCCAAGCTGACACATTTGATCTTCATTGCTTCCAATCACTGACAG GAACAAAGTTTTTTGTGGTCTGTGAACCTGGGACTCAACAAATGGAAAGTTTATTGAAATTCGTTTATGAATTGTACACGGATTATGTTTTGAAGAACCCCTTCTATGAGATGGAGATGCCTATACGATGTGAGCTCTTTGATATCAACTTAGCTCAGGCAGTACTAAAGGACCGTGTTGCATTGTTGGGTCGATAA
- the LOC131603877 gene encoding aldehyde dehydrogenase family 2 member C4-like yields the protein MTTGLNSNNTSLLKIPTIKYNKLFINGDFVDSVSGATFETIDPRTGEVIARISEGAKEDVDIAVKAAREAFDSGPWPRMSGVERGKIMMKFAELIDENTEELAALDAVDAGKLYYIAKVIEIPSSADTLRYYAGAADKIHGEVLKSSGQFHAYTLMEPIGVVGHIIPWNAPTSIFFTKVSPSLAAGCTMVLKPAEQTPLSALFYAHLAKLAGIPNGVLNVVPGFGPTAGAAISSHMDIDVVSFTGSVEVGREIMQAAAKSNLKHVSLELGGKSPLIIFDDADVDKAAELALFGLLTNKGEVCVASSRVFVQEGIYDQVEKKLVEKAKAWIVGDPFDPKTQQGPQADRNQFEKIISYIEHGKKEGATLLTGGKALGSQGYYIEPTIFSDVKEDMLIAKDEIFGPVMALMKFKTIEEAIKSANNTRYGLAAGIVTKNLDIANTVSRSIRAGIIWINCYLALGSDIPFGGYKMSGFGRDLGLEALHKYLQVKSVVTPIYNSPWL from the exons ATGACTACTGGTCTTAACAGCAACAACACTTCCTTGCTCAAAATTCCAACCATCAAGTATAACAAACTCTTCATCAATGGAGATTTTGTTGATTCCGTATCAG GAGCAACATTTGAGACAATAGACCCAAGAACAGGAGAGGTGATTGCAAGAATCAGTGAAGGAGCTAAAGAAGACGTTGACATTGCAGTTAAAGCAGCACGTGAGGCATTTGACTCAGGTCCATGGCCTCGAATGTCTGGTGTT GAAAGGGGAAAAATAATGATGAAATTTGCAGAACTAATTGATGAAAACACAGAAGAACTAGCAGCATTAGATGCAGTTGATGCTGGAAAGTTGTACTATATTGCAAAGGTTATAGAAATACCTTCATCAGCAGATACATTACGTTACTATGCAGGTGCTGCTGATAAAATCCATGGTGAGGTATTAAAATCTTCTGGCCAATTCCATGCTTACACATTAATGGAACCAATTGGAGTTGTGGGACATATCATTCCATGGAATGCTCCgacttcaattttcttcaccaaAGTTAGTCCTTCTTTAGCTGCTGGATGTACCATGGTCCTTAAACCTGCTGAACAAACACCTCTCTCAGCTTTGTTTTATGCTCATCTAGCTAAGCTA gCTGGAATCCCGAATGGAGTGTTGAATGTAGTACCTGGATTTGGTCCAACTGCTGGTGCTGCAATTAGCTCTcacatggacattgatgtg GTTAGCTTTACTGGTTCAGTTGAAGTAGGCCGTGAAATAATGCAAGCTGCAGCAAAGAGTAATTTAAAACATGTTTCACTAGAACTAGGAGGCAAGTCACCTCTCATTATTTTCGATGATGCTGACGTCGACAAAGCTGCTGAGCTTGCTCTTTTCGGTCTCCTAACTAACAAG GGAGAAGTTTGTGTCGCAAGTTCCCGTGTGTTTGTTCAAGAAGGGATATATGATCAAGTTGAGAAGAAGTTGGTGGAGAAAGCAAAAGCTTGGATCGTTGGGGATCCTTTTGATCCTAAAACTCAACAAGGACCTCAG GCTGATAGGAACcaatttgaaaaaattatttcCTATATTGAGCATGGAAAGAAAGAAGGAGCAACACTCTTGACTGGAGGTAAAGCATTGGGCAGCCAGGGTTACTACATTGAACCTACAATTTTCTCCGATGTAAAG GAGGACATGCTAATAGCAAAGGATGAAATATTTGGCCCTGTGATGGCACTAATGAAGTTTAA GACTATTGAGGAAGCCATTAAGAGTGCTAACAATACCAGATATGGCCTAGCAGCAGGCATTGTGACCAAGAACTTGGATATTGCAAACACTGTGTCAAGGTCGATTCGTGCAGGCATTATTTGGATCAACTGTTATTTAGCCTTGGGTAGTGACATTCCTTTTGGAGGATATAAAATGAGTGGATTTGGAAGAGATTTGGGATTGGAAGCTCTTCACAAGTACTTGCAAGTTAAATCCGTTGTAACACCTATTTACAATTCCCCTTGGCTTTGA